One window of the Saccopteryx bilineata isolate mSacBil1 chromosome 2, mSacBil1_pri_phased_curated, whole genome shotgun sequence genome contains the following:
- the LOC136322548 gene encoding LOW QUALITY PROTEIN: uncharacterized protein (The sequence of the model RefSeq protein was modified relative to this genomic sequence to represent the inferred CDS: inserted 1 base in 1 codon; deleted 2 bases in 2 codons; substituted 2 bases at 2 genomic stop codons), with protein MIKSFKKGFSSTRGRVPGLGAGSGTETSGTLELEQAAGRASGSETTGNKVQAPAGLQPVSGMATAQEKESXGHSHGGGLHGGGAWEHGRPRTPPGEVVWVERPWHPPDAKPVXVPQRPPRAQSWGGTPGRSTEPACGISPEDRGSLGPPSGDMWVPWGWSPAAVAAVWVCWAGGNWVXHEWCHLVRATAVQLDRVWTLWKGTPPSSFRSLLSPGPRSARAGSGAGTRTQGVGGAPPAGDAHGLVSALMRRLAARGAAGDAGVVAAPAADSTGCARGRSRALGASLPPSRILTLSPAPASTNPALIPPFASTSHFL; from the exons ATGATCAAGAGctttaagaaagggttctcaTCCACACGAGGCAGAGTCCCAGGACTCGGGGCGGGAAGTGGAACAGAGACTAGTGGGACCTTGGAGCTGGAACAGGCAGCAGGCAGAGCCTCGGGTTCAGAGACCACAGGGAACAAGGTCCAGGCTCCCGCGGGCCTCCAGCCGGTGAGTGGCATGGCTACAGCTCAGGAAAAGGAAT AGGGGCATTCACACGGGGGTGGTCTTCATGGTGGTGGGGCCTGGGAGCACGGTAGGCCGAGAACTCCCCCTGGAGAGGTGGTGTGGGTAGAGCGGCCTTGGCACCCACCAGATGCAAAGCCAGTCTGAGTGCCCCAAAGACCCCCTAGAGCTCAGAGCTGGGGCGGCACCCCAGGTAGAAGCACTGAGCCAGCTTGT GGGATATCCCCAGAGGACCGAGGCTCTCTGGGGCCACCCAGTGGTGATATGTGGGTGCCTTGGGGCTGGTCCCCTGCAGCAGTGGCAGCTGTGTGGGTGTGCTGGGCG GGCGGCAACTGGGTGTGACATGAGTGGTGTCATCTAGTCCGGGCAACTGCTGTGCAGCTAGATAGGGTCTGGACTTTGTGGAAAGG CacgcctccctcctccttccgcTCCCTCCTGTCTCCGGGTCCCCGCTCGGCGCGCGCAGGGAGTGGCGCGGGGACGCGCACGCAAGGTGTCGGGGGCGCGCCGCCGGCCGGGGACGCGCACGGGCTGGTCTCTGCTCTAATGCGGCGGCTGGCGGCGAGAGGCGCTGCAGGGGACGCGGGGGTAGTGGCAGCGCCGGCAGCGGACAGTACGGGCTGCGCCCGAGGCCGGAGCCGAGCCCTTGGAG catcccttcccccttcccgcATCCTCACCCtttcccctgcccctgcctccacGAACCCTGCCCTGATACCTCCGTTTGCTTCCACATCCCACTTTTTATGA